The genomic interval agacacaaaaaacccttcaaaaattgataaatccaggagctgtttttttttaaatcaacaaaatagaccactagtcagattaataaaaaagaaaagagagaataatcaaatagatgcaataaaaaatggtaaaggggatatcaccacagattccacagaaattcaaaccatcatcagagattactacaaacaactctatgcacataaactagtaaacctggaagaaatggataaattcctggacacctgcatcctcccaagcctaaaccaggaagaagtcgaacctgtgaatagaccaataacacggtctgaagttgaggcagcaattaagagcctaccaccccaaaaaagcccaggtccagatgggttcatagccgaattctgctagacatacaaagaggagctggtaccattccttctgaaactattccaaataatccaaaaagagggaatccttcccaaatcattttatgagaccaacatcatcctgataccaaaacctggcagagactcagcaagaaaagaaaacttcaggccaatatccatgatgaacatagatgcaaaaatcttcaggaaaatactggcaagctgattgcaacagcacatcaaaaagcgtatccaccatgaccaagtagtcttcatcccagggatgcaaggctggttcaacatataccagtctataaacgtaattcaccacataaacagaaccaaagacaaaaaccacatgattatctcaattgatacagagaaggcctttgacaaaattcaacagccctttatgctaaaagccctCACTCCATGACTTTCTAAGAGTTGCAACCTTCAAGGAATTACCTAATGTCTTTGTGCCTTAGTTTTTCCATCAGTAAAATGTTGTTGATTTTGGCATTTACCTCATAGGATTGGTGTGAGAATTGAATGTAAAGCACTTGGAATAGTagctggcatatagtaagtgccaTGTGAGTTAACGGTTGTCAATTATCATCTCAGTGACGTAGAAAATAGCTTCTGTGCTGTGTAGTGGGAGTGGAGGCACAAAGAGAGGGCAGGTGGTGGTCAGAGTCCAGAACGGTCTTTGTGAGGGATCTGAGGTGGTCAGGGAGATATGAGTCAAAGGATTGTTGTGTAATGTTGAGAGGACAGTTGAGGTTGGGAATCGCATTGACTATTTAGAAATAGGAGTAAAGACACTGAATAAATAGGATTGGAATTAACTGGGTGGGGTTGGCAGAAGGCCAAGTGCATAGAGCACTGGAAGGTGCTGATATGACTTAGATGAAATAATTTGCCACAAGATTCTGGctgggaaaagagaaacagaagagtaCTTCAGAAAGTCATCTCTCTTGAATTGAGGGGTCAGAGTGAATTGTGGATAGAAAAAAGGATGCGGACTGAGAATAGATTTTCAGAATTCAGGCTTTTAAAGGTATCATTCTGGGTGATAGTATACTTTCAGGTGTGGCTCATGTGACTGGATTACTGCAGTGAAATAAATGTCAGGAATGAAGATCAGGAAATAGAGGGAATCAAATATTTCATTCAGTTTAATTAACTAGGCAATTGATGATCACTTAGTATGTGCTGAATGGGTATTACGTTGTTGTGAACATGATATAGGTATTTCCTAACCAttcaattataaaacaaatatatatatatatatatagatagatagatagataacaatatattttttaaaaacaaacatatatataaaacaatatgttttttaattaagAGGAATCAAAGTTATTTATGTATACCTAGATACTTACCATTTCTTACATTACTCATTTCTTCCTAAAGATCTGTATTTCcctctattattattttacttcagCCTGAGGAATTGCCTTGAGCACTTCTTTTAGTGTAAGTCTGCTTGTGACAAATTCTcctaattttccctttttaaaaacagctttttggAAGAATATTTTTGCTGAACATAAAATTCTGTGTTAATTAATTCTCTCTGGTTTAAAAAATGTCTCAATGTTTTCTGGACTTCACTTTTTTTCTGCAGGAAGTCAGAAGTCATTTGTATCATTGTTTACTTATATgtaatgtacatatatttttcccatggtagtttaaaaatgtatttggaaatttTTGATACTCCTTACTTCAAAAGTGGAGCTAAGGTTCCTCCCCTTGAGTATGGCTCCAACTTGGAGACTTGATGCTGATGAACAGAATGATAATAAGTGACTTCCAAAGCTAGATCATAAAAATGTAGGTCAGAGCACATGGAAAGAGCTTCTCTCTGTATTTCTCTGCTCTTGTTTTGAGGGAAGTCTAGCCACTACATCATGAAGACACTTACACAATAGTAGGGAAGAGTCCACATGGAGAGTAACTGAGGCCTCCCACCAAGTGGCGGCTCCAATTGCCAGGTATTTGAGTGATTCATAGAAGTGATCCACCTTGCAGGCAGACCCTCCAGCCCCAATCACATCCGGGTTCAGAGGATGGAGATCTTGCCTGACATTTGGTTACAACAGCATGAAAACCGTAGACCATAACCTAAGTGGTTCCTGAATTCTTTCCCACAGAAATTGTCagagataataaatgtatttttttaaaccattgaaTATTGGAATAATTTGTTACGTAGcaataaataattaatacatttcCTAACTCAAATGTCTGTGCATGTTATACTTACCCCAGTGCTCCAATTCTTCAATTTGCTTTGCCTGTGTacgagaaagaaaaaaattgtaaaattcaaGGTGTATCACAACTGAAAAATCAATCtatagaagaaaattattaatttgtGGTAAACTAAGAAAACATTCTTGGTTTGCCATTGGACCTTCAGCACCTTGTATAATGCTTGGTATATAATAAGGCATTAAgtaaatattgttaaatgaatgaatcaatacaTTTTCATCCCCAGGTTTTAAGTTTCCATAGGACAAAAACTGTGCCTTAATCATCTTTGTATCTCCATCATATGGCACAATTCTTAGCATTGAACATGCACCATTCACTGTTGAGTTAAATTGAATTTAACTGAAATTATTGTTGAAGTAAATGATCTGGAAATAGAAGTGAAAAATCATAgcaaaaactcattttaaatgtttatattgtaCATTGACTAATGCTGGTTTTCAAGCCCCATCAAGGTATCACAAACCAACAAACAACCTTAAATTCATACTCCATTGGTGCATGGCAGACCATatggatttttataatttctaccaAAAGAACATATCTTCAGATGTTTCTAGGGAATCTTTATGAAGCAACATACAATGGAAGGTATTTTACTGTGCTTAGGTTGTAAACTATGGCAAGCTGTTGAATTTAGCAGATCATCTGCAGAGGCTGAGTCACTTGTATTCCTCCTTATCTAGTTAAGCCTTAAGCCATTTCAATAGAGCTGAATCTAATGAGCATAGTGGATCCGAACACTTATTCACTCTCACTCACTCACGCAACATATAAACTGAGCAATTCTCTTCCTCTTTGGGAAATAAAGAGTATCCAGGGCATATCCTAGTGGTTTGGTGCACAAGTCAGACTTCCTAGGTGCAAATTTCCAGTGGATCCCTTTCCAGCTTTGAGATCTTTAGTGTACGTTTTTAACCtcttgccttagtttcctcaactgtaaagtgCAGAAAGTAATAGTACTTACCTCACAAGGtttctgtgaagattaaatacataaaaattgcCTGGCACACACTAAGcatgtataaaaatcagttgtTATTGCCTTCAATGCCTACCATAGACCCTAAAACATTGCAAATGACTTGTAactcttgaatgaatgaaagaataactCCAAGGTGAGGGTCGTGTCTAaactacgtgtgtgtgtgtgtgtgtgtgtgtgtgtgtgtaacctcATTCTACGATCATACTAAAGTTTTgattgttcattcctttttagaaATTCCCTATTAGATCAAAGAGAGGCAGTAGAATACGCTCTTTGATAAAGGATATACAAGTAGTGTTGGCACATGATTACCTGGacttggtgtattagtctgttctccctctgctataaagaaataccggaGACTAggcaatttgtaaagaaaagaggtttgattggctcatggttttgcaCGGAAGCAGCCTCTTGGGGAGGCCACCGGGAGCTTTTactcatagtggaaggcaaagtgggaacaggtgtcttacatggcaggggcaggagtaagagagaggagggaggtgccacacacttttaaacaaccagatcttgtaagaactcatTCACGATAAAGTACCAGGTGAGGATGGggctaaatcattcatgagaactctCCCTCCACGAtgcaatcatctcccaccaggccctacagGCTCCAGCACTGGTGATTACAATTCGATTGGAATTTGGTAATGACACAGATCCGAACCTTATCAGCTGGGAATTAAACACACTTAGGGCTTAGGGGAATTTTGACTTTTCATTTAAAGCTCTTCATAAACGTGGACATAGGATACAGGAGTCAAGCACAGAAAGGAGCATGGAGACCCAGTCCCAGCTATGCCTTACTAAACTTAGAAAgtccattctaactggcaaacAGGGCCAAGCTTCTCCCCCTTGACTGAGGGCAATACTTGGGGAAAGGTGAGAGGTCTAAGCCTTTGCATCTCCCaaacctagcacagtgcctggcagagagtaggaagaaaaaaacttgttttcaaGGAATGAAGTATTAGGCAACCGAGGCAACCAACCAGGAAGGCTTTGGGTTGAAATATTCTACCTTTGGTCACAAACCTTCCACCTGTACCTCAGCTTCCACTTACGGAGACTGCTCAGTTCCCAAGCTTTCTCCTTAGAAAAACTTCCTTTCAATGCAAGCAGCAGAAAAAAGAGACCCAGCTGAAACTTCTGCTGGAGTTATGGGAACCGCCTCCTTTCTCTGTCGCTAATGGAGGACTCAGATGGGACTGGGAGCAAAGGAGCGTCTCTGAATGGTGGAGCAGTTGCAGCGTCCCACTTGGCAAGGGTCCTTGAATTACCTCCGCCCCCGCCCTGACCCAGCTTAAACATCAAACTTGAAAACTTATTTTTCAGCAGCAGCGCTGGAGAAGGGACCAGGCATCTCCGCGATGGACCCGGGGGACTTTGATCGCAGCAGCAGAATTTCCCGGGAGTTCCAGGGACTCCCAGGTAGAGGGGAGCTTTGGTTCTCACCTGGTCCCGCAAGCGGCTTCCCCGGGGACCGCAGGAGCCCGGACGTCCAGGAGGCCAGCCCGCTGCTGGAGGACCTCAGACGACGGCTGGCGCGCGCCTTCCAGTGGGCGATACAGCGCAGGGCCTCGAGGCGCGCGCAGGAGGCGGCTGCGGCGGCGCTGGAGGAGCAGAGCCGGGCGCGCGTGGAGGTCGCCCTCGCCGGGCTGCGGGCGGAGCTGGTGAGAGCGCGGGCTGGGCGGACGGCTCCCAGGGCGCCCTCTCCCGGGTCCTCTCCTCGGGCTCCGGAGCCGCTGCGGCTGTTCTTCCCGGGGAGCCCAGCTCACGTCTGGTCACGGCGTGGACGCCCCAGCCTTTCCAGCACCGTAGGGAAGGAAAGGGGCCCTGCAGGACCCATGGGCGGGGgtaggggggtgggggggcgccTAGTCTACCAGGGGCAGATCCAAGACGTCTCCTCCGCAACCTGTATCTATAGTTTTCTGCCCTGTGGGGAACTGTGACTATGCGTTAAGTATGGCGCATGGAGGAGGAAATTTCCATAAAATAAACTCCCTCTCGGGATTGATGGAGTGTGTCCATCAGCAACTCTTTCTGCAAATTCCGCAAGTTTTATTCTTATCTTTCCCGTGGGTAATAATTCAGAAAACCGGAAATGATAAGGTATTTTGTAAAATTGCAGCGTTTCGAACATTAGACAGGTTAGATCTGAATATTAAACAGGAGGGTGTATAGGTAAGTATTTTAGCTGAccgatttttttaaattaaaaaaattggaagtTAGACACAATCTCAAAAGGACA from Saimiri boliviensis isolate mSaiBol1 chromosome 15, mSaiBol1.pri, whole genome shotgun sequence carries:
- the AARD gene encoding alanine- and arginine-rich domain-containing protein; translated protein: MDPGDFDRSSRISREFQGLPGRGELWFSPGPASGFPGDRRSPDVQEASPLLEDLRRRLARAFQWAIQRRASRRAQEAAAAALEEQSRARVEVALAGLRAELVEMHFQNHQLARTLLDLNMKVQQLKKECELGFTSDSRSPKDNAANSE